The proteins below are encoded in one region of Sedimentibacter sp. zth1:
- a CDS encoding glycine betaine ABC transporter substrate-binding protein, producing the protein MLIIQHIKLTAISVGLAVLIGVPFGILISYSRKASKPILSVANVIQAIPSMALLGFMIPILGIGTLPAVVAVILYSLLPIIKNTYTGIENINAQTLESAKGIGLTRWQVISKVQIPLALPVIMAGVRIASVTAVGLMTMAAFIGAGGLGYLVFSGIRTVNNYQILAGAIPACLLALLVDFLISLIEKMVTPISLQKGDNNLKKKKRAMQKMILSVSALAVVAIFIFTSIGNKVSNSRTISVGSKDYTEQAILGNMVAEFIEANTDIAVERNMDLGGTQVCFSALRAGEIDLYVEYSGTAYSDTLQHPSNSDMQQVYDTVKDEFKSLYNIEVLKQMSFNNTYVLAVTHETAETYHLEKISDFAKVASNLKSGTDFEFSNREDGLPGLQKAYGFKMRETFTLDGAPRYTALINKEVDVIDAFSTDGLLKKFDLKALKDDKKFFPPYYAIPIIRSEVLNDYPEIAVLLEELGQILTDEVMMELNYKVDELQQNPKSVALEFLKSKGMIP; encoded by the coding sequence ATGCTTATTATACAACACATTAAATTGACTGCTATTTCAGTCGGATTAGCAGTTCTAATTGGTGTACCTTTTGGAATTTTGATTTCCTATTCCAGAAAAGCGAGTAAACCAATTTTATCTGTTGCTAATGTTATTCAGGCGATTCCAAGTATGGCGTTATTGGGATTTATGATTCCTATTCTCGGAATTGGTACATTGCCAGCAGTAGTTGCGGTTATTTTGTATTCCTTGCTTCCAATTATTAAAAACACCTATACTGGAATTGAAAATATCAACGCCCAGACTCTTGAATCTGCTAAGGGAATAGGTTTAACACGTTGGCAAGTTATTTCAAAGGTGCAGATACCATTGGCTCTGCCTGTTATAATGGCGGGGGTACGTATTGCCTCTGTTACTGCAGTTGGACTTATGACAATGGCCGCTTTTATTGGAGCAGGTGGTCTTGGATATCTTGTATTTTCGGGTATAAGAACAGTAAATAACTATCAGATTCTTGCAGGAGCTATACCAGCATGTTTATTGGCTTTGCTCGTTGATTTCTTGATAAGTTTGATTGAAAAGATGGTTACACCTATCAGTCTTCAAAAAGGGGACAATAATTTAAAAAAGAAAAAGCGCGCTATGCAAAAGATGATTCTGAGTGTTTCTGCATTAGCAGTTGTTGCTATTTTTATTTTTACCTCTATTGGTAATAAAGTGAGTAATTCTAGAACAATTTCAGTTGGGTCGAAAGATTATACTGAACAAGCGATACTCGGAAATATGGTTGCTGAGTTTATTGAGGCTAATACTGACATTGCAGTTGAAAGAAATATGGATTTAGGTGGAACACAAGTTTGTTTTTCAGCTTTAAGGGCTGGAGAGATAGATCTATATGTTGAGTATAGTGGAACGGCATACAGTGATACATTACAGCACCCTTCCAACAGCGATATGCAACAGGTGTACGATACGGTTAAAGATGAGTTTAAATCTCTCTACAATATAGAAGTATTAAAGCAAATGAGTTTTAATAATACGTATGTTTTAGCTGTAACACATGAGACAGCTGAAACATATCATCTGGAAAAGATAAGTGATTTTGCAAAGGTTGCGTCAAACTTAAAATCTGGAACTGATTTTGAATTTTCCAATCGTGAGGATGGATTACCAGGTTTACAAAAGGCATATGGTTTTAAAATGAGAGAAACCTTCACACTTGATGGTGCACCAAGATATACAGCGCTTATTAATAAAGAAGTAGATGTAATTGATGCCTTTTCAACTGATGGATTATTGAAAAAATTTGATTTGAAGGCGCTTAAAGATGATAAAAAATTCTTCCCTCCATATTATGCAATACCTATTATACGTTCTGAAGTTTTGAATGATTATCCTGAAATTGCGGTATTACTTGAAGAATTAGGACAAATATTGACAGATGAAGTTATGATGGAGCTTAATTATAAAGTAGACGAATTGCAACAAAACCCAAAAAGTGTAGCATTGGAATTTTTAAAATCAAAAGGAATGATTCCATAA
- a CDS encoding DUF378 domain-containing protein — protein MDKFALVLVIIGAINWGLISLFQFDLVAAIFGGSAMLLSRIVYGVIGLAGLYCITLLFNEYEKTN, from the coding sequence ATGGATAAATTTGCACTTGTTCTAGTTATTATAGGAGCAATAAATTGGGGTCTTATTTCACTATTTCAATTTGATTTAGTGGCAGCTATATTTGGAGGTTCTGCAATGCTTTTGAGTAGAATTGTATATGGCGTAATTGGATTAGCAGGTTTATATTGTATAACACTTTTGTTTAATGAGTACGAAAAAACAAATTAG
- a CDS encoding TldD/PmbA family protein, with amino-acid sequence MEKKILIDKIFQYGKQLGLQDMEISYNSDTSFDIGIFKQEIDNYSLSDNNKLSLKVIYNGKLGNSYTEKIDETSIEMLVNEAIENAKIISSSDEVEIFAGSKNYTSVNTYNENSEKVSDIDKINFAKKAEEIAYSLDKRIVQVQDCMYIDGTEESILANTKGLNLQNKSNYVLSYIGVVANDGKQIKSSYSFACGRDFSKLDPEEMATEAVKKALSMLGAKSIKSGNYPIIIKNETMGDLLSSLTSIFSAENVQKNLSLLKDKLNKKIASSMLTIVDDPFMECGLASRSYDSEGAACTYKKLIDKGILKSYLYNLKTAKKDNVETTGNSLGSSRIGPSNFYIENGNNSLENIMNSVKEGLLITGLDGLHAGLNAISGDFSLSASGYLIENGTIKHPVEQITVAGNFFEMIKSIEDIANDLKFGLPGESYIGSPSIKFKGLAVAGE; translated from the coding sequence ATGGAAAAGAAAATATTAATCGATAAAATTTTTCAATATGGAAAACAACTTGGTCTTCAGGATATGGAAATATCCTATAATAGTGATACCTCTTTTGACATAGGAATATTTAAGCAAGAAATTGATAACTACAGTTTAAGTGATAATAACAAGCTATCTCTTAAAGTAATATATAATGGTAAATTAGGTAACTCATATACAGAAAAAATTGATGAAACATCTATTGAAATGCTTGTAAATGAAGCTATAGAAAATGCAAAAATCATAAGTTCAAGCGATGAGGTTGAAATATTTGCAGGCTCCAAAAATTATACAAGTGTTAATACATATAACGAAAATTCAGAAAAAGTATCCGATATAGACAAGATTAACTTTGCAAAAAAAGCAGAAGAAATTGCATACTCATTAGACAAAAGAATTGTTCAAGTTCAAGATTGTATGTATATTGATGGGACTGAAGAATCTATCCTTGCCAACACAAAAGGTTTGAATTTACAAAATAAAAGTAACTATGTGTTATCTTACATAGGTGTTGTTGCAAATGATGGAAAACAAATAAAATCTAGCTATTCTTTTGCATGCGGTAGAGATTTTTCAAAATTAGACCCAGAAGAAATGGCTACTGAAGCTGTTAAAAAAGCTTTATCGATGCTTGGTGCTAAAAGTATTAAATCAGGTAATTATCCAATTATCATTAAAAATGAAACTATGGGTGATTTGCTTAGTTCACTTACATCTATTTTCTCAGCTGAAAATGTTCAAAAAAATCTATCATTGCTTAAAGACAAGTTAAATAAAAAAATAGCTTCTTCCATGTTAACAATAGTTGATGATCCATTTATGGAATGTGGCCTTGCATCAAGATCATATGACTCTGAAGGTGCAGCTTGTACGTATAAAAAACTAATAGACAAAGGAATATTAAAAAGCTATCTATATAATTTAAAAACTGCTAAAAAAGATAATGTTGAAACAACAGGTAACTCTCTTGGTAGTTCTAGGATAGGTCCTTCTAATTTCTATATTGAAAATGGTAATAATTCATTGGAAAATATAATGAATAGTGTTAAAGAAGGCTTGCTGATAACTGGACTTGATGGATTACATGCTGGACTTAATGCAATATCGGGAGATTTTTCTTTATCTGCATCTGGATATTTGATTGAAAATGGTACAATTAAGCATCCAGTAGAACAAATTACTGTTGCTGGCAATTTCTTTGAGATGATAAAAAGCATTGAAGACATAGCTAATGATTTAAAATTTGGTTTACCTGGTGAATCATACATTGGAAGTCCTTCTATCAAATTTAAAGGTTTAGCTGTTGCTGGTGAATAA
- a CDS encoding TldD/PmbA family protein, with amino-acid sequence MLSKQLIEDVLNAALSTSGDFAEIFVEDRTNSQITLIGGIVENTISGRDYGVGIRIYKGFNSVYAFTNKSDRETLIKTAKKAAQAMIGCHNDLTLNLIKSDVINNHKILKYPDKVSKLKKVEAMRKVYDAAKNYDDVISQVSVTHLDHNQHIMVANSEGLWKEDTRVRNRIVVSSVASKNGEMQTGYLAPGAMRGFEFIENYDLEALGKEASRIAKTMVNASYCPSGKFPVLIDNGFGGVIFHEACGHSLEATSVAKGTSVFAGKVGEKIASDVVTAIDDGTLPNEWGSINIDDEGTPSQKNVLIENGILKGYMIDRLNGRRMGHASTGSGRRQSYKFAPTSRMTNTYIASGNSKREDMFANTERGIYARYMGGGSVNPSTGEFNFSVLEGYLVENGKITTPVRGATLIGKGTEILKKIDMISDNLSYGQGMCGSSSGSVPTNVGQPLIRVSEITVGGREE; translated from the coding sequence ATGTTAAGCAAACAACTTATTGAAGATGTGTTAAACGCTGCATTGTCTACTAGCGGAGATTTCGCTGAAATTTTTGTTGAAGATAGGACAAACAGTCAAATAACACTAATTGGTGGAATTGTTGAAAATACAATTTCAGGAAGAGATTATGGTGTAGGTATTAGAATATACAAAGGATTTAATAGTGTATACGCTTTTACGAACAAATCTGATAGAGAAACACTTATTAAGACAGCTAAAAAAGCCGCTCAAGCAATGATTGGTTGCCACAATGATTTAACATTGAATTTAATAAAATCAGATGTAATTAACAATCACAAAATCCTTAAATATCCAGATAAAGTTTCTAAGTTAAAAAAAGTTGAAGCTATGAGAAAGGTATATGACGCTGCTAAAAATTATGATGACGTAATTAGCCAAGTTTCTGTAACTCACCTTGACCACAACCAACATATTATGGTTGCAAACTCTGAAGGATTATGGAAGGAAGACACAAGAGTTAGAAATAGAATTGTTGTCAGTTCAGTAGCCAGTAAAAACGGTGAAATGCAAACCGGATATCTTGCACCTGGTGCTATGAGAGGATTTGAATTTATTGAAAATTATGACTTAGAAGCATTAGGAAAAGAAGCATCACGTATAGCTAAAACTATGGTTAATGCTTCCTACTGTCCTAGTGGTAAATTTCCTGTACTTATAGACAACGGTTTTGGTGGAGTAATATTCCATGAAGCATGTGGTCATAGCCTTGAAGCAACAAGTGTTGCAAAAGGAACATCTGTATTTGCAGGTAAAGTTGGAGAAAAAATAGCATCAGACGTTGTAACTGCAATAGATGATGGTACTTTACCAAATGAATGGGGTTCAATAAATATAGACGATGAAGGAACTCCTTCTCAAAAAAATGTATTAATAGAAAACGGTATACTTAAAGGATATATGATTGATAGATTGAATGGTAGACGTATGGGACATGCCTCTACTGGTTCTGGAAGAAGACAATCATACAAGTTTGCCCCTACTTCTAGAATGACTAACACATATATTGCTTCTGGTAATTCTAAGCGTGAAGATATGTTTGCAAATACTGAACGTGGTATTTATGCTCGTTACATGGGTGGTGGTAGTGTTAACCCAAGTACAGGTGAATTTAACTTTTCAGTACTAGAAGGATATCTAGTAGAAAATGGCAAAATAACTACTCCAGTTCGTGGTGCTACACTTATTGGCAAAGGAACCGAAATACTTAAAAAAATAGATATGATATCTGATAATTTATCATATGGACAAGGTATGTGTGGTTCATCAAGTGGTAGTGTACCAACAAATGTTGGACAGCCGCTTATTAGAGTTTCAGAAATAACTGTAGGAGGAAGAGAGGAATAA
- a CDS encoding DUF3343 domain-containing protein: MNNYCLMTFKSITFVMQFEKLMKTNNMEVKIIPVPRSISTSCGMCGKFDMSIKNNIMKICRNNNVNYDNVYEYN; this comes from the coding sequence ATGAACAACTATTGTCTAATGACATTTAAATCCATAACGTTTGTTATGCAATTTGAAAAACTTATGAAAACAAACAATATGGAAGTAAAAATTATACCTGTACCAAGGTCAATAAGCACAAGCTGTGGCATGTGTGGAAAATTTGATATGAGTATAAAAAACAATATAATGAAAATATGTAGAAATAACAATGTAAATTATGATAATGTTTACGAATATAATTAG
- a CDS encoding cation-translocating P-type ATPase, whose protein sequence is MKDIENMVGDSLKNYDKHYMTNKEIRKFKKDILGMLFALMFLVSGIIYSKLFKDQTVVTSFIYILGIIVISVPIFVTAIKGLIDKELKHSMEILVSIAIIVAILDNQYTVAILIPVILTFVHFLEEKSIMGGREAIEGLKKMQSSTAILFTDGKTNNVDAKSLKIDDVIVIMPGMALPIDGEVVNGISSIDEKSLTGEPLAKTVVVGDKVYAGTTNIQGVIRVKVNKQFEDTSFQKIVKLLEDGENIKLPETHIVDKFMKYYIPLAIVVSIIVWIFSQNISRAIAVLVVSCPCGHMLISSAPMIAALSNATKKGILIKNSSFVEYLSKVNYIVFDKTGTITNGDMLANSYYLQTAKTFDELISIAACVAHNSLHPVSKSIVKLCKNINFDKDYTVNEIIGKGVIGTKNNNEIILGNYRWIKSLGYDLTDEYESTGTTNWVIKNKNIIGCIIFKDTPRDEASEAIQELKKLEIKKTCILTGDNNLAAEKIQNAVGADIMYSELLPEEKLSIVKEAKENYIVGVVGDGINDALALSEAHIGIAMGAMGSDTAIQSSDIALMNNNLNNIPFIIKLSRKTKNIIYQNIILSFTTSLIMIFLAGAGIVTPIFGAFLHNIGAFIVLINSSRIINDNDIK, encoded by the coding sequence ATGAAAGATATAGAAAACATGGTTGGAGATTCTTTAAAAAACTATGATAAACATTATATGACAAATAAAGAAATTAGAAAATTTAAGAAAGATATACTCGGTATGCTATTTGCCCTAATGTTTTTAGTTTCTGGAATAATTTATTCAAAATTATTTAAAGATCAAACTGTTGTAACAAGTTTCATATACATATTAGGAATAATAGTTATAAGTGTACCTATTTTTGTTACTGCAATCAAAGGACTGATTGATAAAGAACTGAAACATTCAATGGAAATACTTGTTTCAATCGCCATAATTGTTGCCATTTTAGATAATCAATATACAGTTGCAATACTAATACCTGTAATATTGACATTTGTACACTTTTTAGAAGAAAAGAGTATTATGGGTGGCAGAGAAGCAATTGAAGGTTTGAAAAAGATGCAATCATCTACTGCTATACTATTTACAGATGGTAAAACAAATAATGTTGATGCAAAATCATTGAAAATTGATGATGTAATAGTTATTATGCCAGGTATGGCTTTGCCTATAGATGGTGAAGTTGTTAACGGAATTTCAAGTATTGATGAAAAATCTTTAACAGGTGAACCACTTGCCAAAACTGTTGTAGTAGGAGATAAGGTTTATGCAGGTACTACAAACATACAAGGAGTAATAAGAGTAAAAGTAAATAAACAATTTGAAGATACCTCGTTTCAAAAGATAGTTAAACTACTTGAAGATGGTGAAAATATTAAATTACCAGAAACGCACATAGTTGATAAATTCATGAAATACTATATTCCACTAGCAATTGTTGTATCAATCATTGTATGGATTTTTTCTCAAAATATTTCTAGAGCAATAGCAGTTTTAGTTGTTAGCTGTCCATGTGGTCATATGCTAATTAGCTCTGCTCCAATGATAGCTGCATTGTCAAATGCCACAAAAAAAGGTATCCTAATAAAAAATTCATCTTTTGTAGAGTATTTATCAAAAGTAAATTATATAGTATTTGACAAAACAGGTACTATAACAAATGGAGACATGCTTGCAAATAGTTATTATCTTCAAACTGCAAAAACATTTGATGAACTTATTTCAATTGCAGCGTGCGTAGCACACAATTCATTGCATCCCGTGTCAAAATCTATTGTTAAACTTTGCAAAAATATAAACTTTGATAAAGATTATACAGTCAATGAAATAATCGGGAAAGGTGTTATTGGTACTAAAAACAACAATGAAATTATTTTGGGCAATTATAGATGGATTAAGTCATTGGGCTATGATTTAACTGATGAATATGAATCTACTGGAACTACAAATTGGGTTATAAAAAACAAAAATATAATAGGTTGTATCATATTTAAAGATACTCCTAGAGACGAAGCAAGTGAAGCTATACAAGAATTAAAAAAATTGGAAATAAAAAAGACATGTATATTAACTGGCGATAATAACCTAGCAGCAGAAAAAATCCAAAATGCAGTTGGTGCAGATATTATGTATAGTGAACTATTGCCGGAGGAGAAATTATCTATTGTAAAAGAAGCTAAGGAAAATTATATTGTAGGAGTAGTTGGTGATGGTATAAACGATGCTCTTGCATTGTCTGAGGCACATATTGGCATTGCTATGGGTGCAATGGGTTCAGATACAGCCATTCAAAGTTCAGATATAGCTTTAATGAACAATAATTTAAATAATATACCCTTTATAATAAAGTTATCAAGAAAAACTAAAAATATTATTTATCAAAATATTATTTTATCTTTTACCACCAGTTTAATTATGATTTTTTTAGCTGGAGCAGGAATAGTTACACCAATTTTCGGAGCATTTTTACACAATATAGGGGCTTTTATTGTACTAATAAATAGTAGTAGAATAATTAATGATAATGATATAAAATAA
- the hflK gene encoding protease modulator HflK, whose amino-acid sequence MDNKNFDNFTNIIVYIIKYFKWIIAGACLLILLSGIFRVESNEVAVVLRFGKLVGVTQQQQIKQPGLHFALPFFIDEVIKVPVKTVQEKNIKTHYSYGATISDDIKSNGYLITGDSNIVFINAKLKYVIDEPIRYALYYKYIDKLIDGVVSGELTSIISSLDIDSVLTSGKSQMSSDLINNTQRILHQLDCGVSVTNIELTEIIPPAEAKEYFEQVNNASVKKETLIQNAKEYREVTILKSEADANNYLQTAKTNQFEKISQAKKEIAEFNGLYQQYTKNESSVINSVFRQRVIKILDKMGTSIIVPDGKSPVIVLP is encoded by the coding sequence ATGGATAATAAAAATTTTGATAATTTTACTAATATAATAGTATATATAATAAAGTATTTTAAATGGATTATAGCAGGTGCATGTTTGCTTATCTTGCTTTCAGGTATTTTTAGAGTTGAAAGTAATGAAGTAGCAGTTGTTTTAAGATTTGGTAAATTAGTAGGTGTAACGCAACAACAACAAATAAAACAACCAGGTTTACATTTTGCCTTACCTTTTTTTATTGATGAAGTAATAAAAGTACCAGTTAAAACTGTACAAGAAAAAAATATTAAAACGCATTATTCTTATGGAGCAACTATATCTGATGATATAAAAAGTAATGGATACTTAATAACTGGTGATTCAAATATCGTATTTATAAATGCTAAATTAAAATATGTTATAGATGAACCAATTAGATATGCATTGTATTATAAGTATATAGATAAATTAATTGATGGCGTTGTAAGTGGTGAATTAACATCAATAATATCATCCTTAGATATTGATAGTGTTTTGACAAGTGGCAAATCGCAAATGTCTTCTGATTTAATCAACAATACGCAAAGGATTTTACACCAATTAGATTGTGGAGTTTCAGTTACAAATATTGAATTGACTGAAATCATACCTCCTGCTGAAGCAAAAGAGTATTTTGAACAAGTAAATAATGCTTCAGTTAAAAAAGAAACTCTAATTCAAAATGCTAAGGAATATAGAGAGGTTACAATATTAAAATCTGAAGCAGATGCTAATAATTATTTACAAACAGCTAAAACAAATCAATTTGAAAAAATATCACAAGCAAAGAAAGAAATAGCAGAATTCAATGGATTATATCAACAATATACCAAAAATGAAAGCTCGGTAATTAATAGTGTTTTCAGGCAAAGGGTAATTAAAATACTTGACAAGATGGGTACTTCTATAATAGTTCCAGATGGTAAATCCCCAGTTATAGTATTGCCTTAG
- the hflC gene encoding protease modulator HflC → MKKQLKWIFLILFILIVIVTGFTFTVREGSCAIVTRFGEIKDIYIESGLHFKLPAPIDKVIVYDKRNQYMDSGFTETLTNDKINIILQTYLVWNISDTEKYYTSVENTFVAQKHLNDLVANIKNSVLGNYKLSALVSTDLESIKINEISKQIEKQVSTAALENYGINISTLKIKRLALPSANIQSVFDQMIADRQKYVSKFISEGNRDAAIIEGQANADAAEILSNGQIEAAQIDAETEKQIAQLYGEAYDKNSELFIFLKKLIALENSVNPNTVIIMRQEDSPFDIIENLN, encoded by the coding sequence ATGAAAAAACAACTAAAATGGATATTTTTAATTCTATTTATATTAATAGTTATAGTTACTGGTTTTACATTTACAGTAAGAGAAGGTTCATGTGCGATTGTAACAAGATTTGGAGAAATAAAGGATATATATATAGAATCAGGATTGCATTTTAAATTACCAGCACCTATTGATAAAGTTATTGTATATGACAAGAGAAATCAATATATGGATTCAGGATTTACTGAAACATTGACTAATGATAAAATAAATATTATTTTACAAACATATTTAGTATGGAATATTAGTGATACAGAAAAATATTATACTAGTGTAGAAAATACTTTTGTCGCTCAAAAGCATTTGAATGATTTAGTTGCAAATATAAAAAACAGTGTACTTGGAAACTATAAATTATCTGCTTTGGTTTCTACAGATTTGGAAAGCATAAAAATAAATGAAATATCAAAGCAAATAGAAAAGCAAGTTTCTACTGCTGCATTAGAAAACTATGGAATAAATATAAGTACATTAAAAATAAAAAGGTTAGCATTACCGTCTGCAAATATTCAAAGTGTATTTGACCAAATGATAGCCGATAGACAAAAATATGTTTCTAAATTTATTTCAGAAGGAAATAGAGATGCAGCTATAATAGAAGGTCAAGCAAATGCTGATGCTGCAGAAATATTGTCAAATGGTCAAATAGAAGCAGCACAAATAGATGCTGAAACAGAGAAACAAATTGCCCAACTTTATGGTGAAGCATATGATAAAAATTCAGAGCTATTTATATTCTTAAAAAAACTGATAGCACTTGAAAATTCAGTGAATCCAAATACAGTTATCATAATGAGGCAAGAGGATTCTCCATTTGATATAATTGAAAATTTAAATTAG
- the hflK gene encoding protease modulator HflK translates to MKNENDNKNEITKDKKIRNLNFLPIIILAFVISTIKIISLYGGTSIILSQLSSILFYMFKLLLLIAFFIYLKNIILFGDEDDKNDEYSKNKINVDSKDQKKYYETIKTKDTHDNMSKEQAKKNNCSIFEEENFNETDKTNNIITKFIDRITRLKTEATKQEKDIFADEKIEEKTKTIDTKTENDAKDVATNLHNIQYEKDDTQQNIDTDKKSKAENIIVIAYLLILFFVSLNFIKNFYIDYPLKWSISYFTYSYTHVSIILISSCALLVIRKIFIQKKDEQAHTFISNILLISGVMCLITAVTISLNIMLKISFIKALPYIFTIIATYLTLSFTVSLVLSVIKKNVLVEFNYNILPFLHRHDINLQTNNSKTQENIFDVIQSYTSISLKSLWSLKYIAKTIPVFAIGICITILLATSLFIVKPYQNAIVYRFGQISQDSVVNEGLHFKFPWPIEKVEIYDVKRIKNMQIGYESSESTDFLWTQQHDGGEYSLLLGNGNELISINVKLMYYIDDLYTYLTNFSKPEEMLNAKAYEILMNRTINTTLDTFLTIDRSNLSMSLQKELSEFSKESKLGLKVNEVIIESIHPPVQIADVYQKVVNASIDKQAIITKAETEAEKIIIEAKQASETSIINAQKKQKERVTEASTEMAVYYAALEAYKINPSSFRLNKYLNTYEKIIKNKKVYVFSPNIGDDLSRYIYGSQNPIILNE, encoded by the coding sequence ATGAAGAATGAAAATGATAATAAAAATGAAATAACTAAAGATAAAAAAATTAGAAATCTTAATTTTCTTCCAATAATAATTTTAGCTTTTGTTATTTCTACTATTAAAATAATATCATTGTATGGTGGAACATCAATAATTTTAAGTCAATTATCAAGTATTTTATTTTATATGTTTAAATTGCTTTTATTAATAGCATTTTTCATTTATTTAAAAAATATAATACTATTTGGTGATGAAGATGACAAAAATGATGAATATAGTAAAAATAAAATTAATGTAGATAGCAAAGATCAAAAAAAATACTATGAGACTATAAAAACTAAAGATACACATGACAATATGAGTAAAGAACAAGCAAAGAAAAATAATTGTAGTATATTCGAAGAAGAAAATTTTAATGAAACAGATAAAACTAACAATATTATAACTAAGTTTATCGATAGAATTACAAGATTAAAAACCGAAGCTACTAAACAAGAGAAAGATATTTTTGCAGATGAAAAAATAGAAGAAAAAACCAAAACAATTGATACTAAAACCGAAAACGACGCTAAAGATGTAGCTACAAATTTGCACAATATACAATATGAAAAAGATGATACGCAACAAAATATTGATACAGACAAGAAATCAAAAGCAGAAAATATTATTGTAATAGCATATTTGTTAATATTATTTTTTGTTAGTTTGAATTTTATAAAAAATTTTTATATAGATTATCCGTTAAAATGGAGCATAAGTTACTTTACATACTCATACACACATGTTTCTATTATACTAATTTCTTCTTGTGCATTGCTAGTAATTAGAAAAATTTTTATTCAGAAAAAAGATGAGCAAGCACATACATTTATTTCAAATATATTGCTTATTTCCGGAGTAATGTGTTTAATTACAGCAGTCACAATATCATTAAATATTATGTTGAAAATTAGTTTTATAAAAGCATTACCCTATATTTTTACAATTATAGCAACATATTTGACACTTTCTTTCACTGTATCACTTGTTTTATCAGTAATAAAGAAAAATGTATTGGTAGAATTTAATTATAATATTTTACCATTCTTACATAGACATGATATTAACTTGCAAACAAATAATTCAAAAACTCAAGAAAATATCTTTGATGTTATACAAAGCTACACTAGTATATCACTAAAATCACTTTGGAGCTTAAAGTACATAGCAAAAACAATTCCAGTATTTGCAATAGGCATATGCATAACTATTTTATTAGCCACATCATTGTTTATCGTAAAACCATATCAAAATGCTATAGTATATAGATTTGGACAAATTTCACAAGATTCTGTTGTAAACGAGGGTTTACATTTTAAATTTCCTTGGCCCATAGAAAAAGTGGAAATTTACGATGTGAAACGAATTAAAAACATGCAAATTGGATATGAATCCTCAGAATCAACAGATTTTCTATGGACACAGCAACATGACGGAGGAGAATATAGTTTGCTTTTGGGAAACGGAAATGAGTTAATATCCATCAATGTTAAATTAATGTACTATATAGATGATTTATACACATATTTAACAAATTTTTCAAAACCTGAAGAAATGTTAAACGCAAAAGCATATGAAATATTAATGAATAGAACTATTAATACTACTTTAGATACATTTTTAACTATAGATAGAAGTAATTTATCAATGTCTCTACAGAAAGAATTGTCTGAATTTAGTAAAGAAAGCAAACTTGGTTTAAAAGTTAATGAAGTAATAATAGAAAGTATACATCCACCAGTTCAAATTGCTGATGTATACCAAAAAGTTGTCAATGCAAGTATTGATAAACAAGCAATTATAACAAAAGCAGAAACTGAAGCAGAAAAAATAATAATAGAGGCTAAACAAGCTAGTGAAACATCAATTATTAACGCACAAAAAAAACAAAAAGAAAGAGTAACAGAAGCCTCAACAGAAATGGCTGTGTACTATGCAGCATTAGAAGCGTACAAAATTAATCCTTCTAGCTTTAGGCTAAACAAATATCTAAATACTTATGAGAAAATTATTAAGAATAAAAAAGTATATGTGTTTTCTCCCAATATAGGAGATGATTTGTCCAGATATATATATGGTTCACAAAATCCAATTATACTTAATGAATAA